The region CTCTTCTGTTGCTTCATAGCAAAGTCAGGGTCCAATCAGAGCACTTTCCTTCCCTACCCTatctttttttattctctttccagGTCCTGACATGTAGTCATTGAAAGATGCCAATAGGAAGAACCAGCTTACTCGAGCAGAACAGTGCTGAAAATAATCCAGGCAAGATATTAGGAAGTTTCAAATAGAGATTTTGGGACACTCTTGAGATTTGACCTCAAGAGCTCAGAAATGAACTGTATATGAGATTATTGTTTCAAAGGAGATTACTGTATCATATTTCTTGACATATCACATAGAGACCAACAAATCCAACTTAGAGTATGTGACTGGGTCTATATCTGCGCTTCATAACTGGTTTGTCCAACACCTTTACCTCCCCCCACCAAACAAGCAGATTCATCAATAAAATTTATTACACTAAAATGCCTATGGACTTCTCAAGCCTGGAGTCAAGCTACTTCTGAAAGGAAGGAAGATAGAAAACAACTGGAATGCAGCTGAAATTAAACGTTAAAGTTATCTTTTATACTGTGCCTCTCACTGCCTTATGGGGGAGGAGACTACATTTCTCCAGGGGCAGTTTGAGAGAATCTCAAAAGAACAGGTATCAACATCATCCTCATGAATACTATAGCAAACctaattctgatttttaattttggttagtCTTCGAAGAGACTGACATCCAACTTTGGCTTCCTGGGGGAGCAAGTTCCACAGGTTGATTCATCACTCTATTAAACctaatttttatttactcttaaatcaaagcttttaaaattaaacctgGAGGCTTAAGTTAACATAAAGTAGAACGGTCAGAAATCTTGGAAGTCTGTGCTAGAGGGAAAATTTTAGATCTGACAGAGGGGTGTTTAGACCTAGAAAATCTTCAAGGACTGACATAGCCTGGAACCACAGCAAGTCTGGTGCAAGTGATTCCTCAGCTGATACAGGAAAATCCCAGTGTTCCCGATGACCCCTCACCTGATTGAACTCCTCGTCAGCATATATATCAATCAAGTCCACTCCTTCTGACATGGCTCCGGAAGGAAGATCTCGAGCCCGGAAAATGGACAGGGCAAGAAAGATACCACTGCAGTATCCAGAAAGAAACAAGAGTTAGAAGGCATAAGGGTCCCAGGGTGGGATGAGGGCATTGGTTGCCAACCTCCCGTCTCCAGAGACGCAGCATCCCGGCAGCCCGAGCTCTGCCCCACCCGCTCcgctccgccccgccccgccccgcccccggcctcgCGCCGCCCCTCGCTCTCCCAGGCCACCGGGGCTCGCGGGGCTCGCTGCCCATCACCCTCGGGCCCGACCGGAGCTGCGCCGCAGCTGCCTGGGGCGCGACGAGGAAGTGCAGGCCTCTGCTCCTAGGGGCCCTCGGATGGCGCTGCGAAGAACGATCGCGGCGAAGCCCGCAGCCACAGCCCGCCGCACCTGCCGAGGCCCCCAGCGGCCCCGGCTAGAGTCCCTGCGGGTGCCGGAGCTCCAGCCACCTCCGCTCCCCACCCAGGCCTAGTCCTCGCCCCCCCGGCTAGGCCCGCCGCGCTCCCTCCCCACAGACCCGGCCCGACGCCCTCGGCCCCCTCCCTCAAAGGCCCGCGCCTCCCGCCGCCCGCCAACTCCGGCTACCCCAAACTCAACCGACCCCCTCCCCGCCTCAGCGGCGTCCCCGAGCCCTCTTCCGGCCCAGCCGGCCCCCGGCCGCGCGCCCCCGTTACCGGGAatatggcggcggcggcggtgagTCCGGACTAGGCCCGAAGCGCGCGAACCGCTCTCTGCCCCAGGTCCCCCGCCGCCGGCGTCACACGCACAGCCACTTCCGCCATACGCAAGGACGTATCTTCCGGCTCAGGTCCTCAGAGCCGCTGTCTGCGGGACTGGTGCCCGGAAGTTCCCGGAAGTGGCCGGGCCTCAGGCTTCTGCTGCGGCTCGGGTAAAATGGCGGTGGCCGCTGTGTTCCCGGCCCTTGCGCGGGTGAGGAGAGTGGGGGTTCTAGGGTCCTAGGCAGGCCGCAGTGAGAACTGTATCTCGTCTTCCTCTGAAGTGGAGGCCGAGAGAAGCGTCCAACTGCCTGATAGCCCAGGGCAAGGGCAGACCCAAGGAGAGGTCGATCTTGCAACGTAGGGAGATTCAGGTTACATCCGCCCTTGCCTGAGCCCACTGTGTGTCTGTCTCGTAATATCGTTGAACCGTCAGTCTTCGTGGGAGACCCAATTCAGATTTCACCTATTTCCCAGGTGGAGCTGGCCCGACAGCCTCTGGGCgccccttctctctttttttaagtctCTCTGTTCTTTTTAAGTCTTTAGTATCTGTCATGGTTTCACATAGTTTCATAAGATcgtttttctttttgaatatagGCTGTTAACActgtaaacttctctcttagaactgcttttgctcaaTCTCATAGTTTTGTGATGTGTTTTTGTCTCcagatattttctaattcccttttgatttctctttttaccCAGTGGTGGTTCAAGAGTGagagtgttgtttaattttcacttatttgtgaattttccagttttccttctgctgttgatttctagtttcattctgttgtggtcagaaaatatgctttgtatgatttcaatcttttttgttaagacttgtttcgAAACCTCACATGCTGTCTAACCTGGAGAATGTCCTcagtgtgcttgagaagaatgtgtattctgctgctgtttagtggaatgttctgtatatgtatGTTTGGCCCTTTTGGCTTACAGCGTTGTTCGTGTCCTCTacttccttattgatcttctgtctggatgttcGATTTATTATTGAAAATGGCTTTTGAAATCTGcaaatattattgtgttactatttctcccttcagttctgtcaatatttgcttcatatatttggaTGCGCTGATATTGGTTGCATGTGTACTTGTTGTATCCTCGTGGTGAATTGACCCTTTAATCATTATATTATGTCCTTTTACAATCTCTTTTGACAGTTTtgacttaaagtttattttatctgatataagtagggccatctctgctctcttttggttaccttttgcatggaatatatttcagACTTTCACTTTCAGCCTACATGTTCCCTTACATCTAAAATGAGTTTTTTGTAaggcatatagttggatcttgtggggtttttttaaatccattcagccactgtaTGTGTTTTGATTGGTgagtttaatccacttacatttaaaataattactgatggggaaggacttactattgccattttgttcattgttttctatctGTCTTGTAGCTTTTGTGTCCCTTTTTACTCTTTTGCTGTCATCCCttgtgtttcattgattttcttctaTAGAGACATGCTtcgattcctttctcattttctattgTGTATAggtgttttctttgtggttatcgtggggcttacataaaacattttataatctattttaaactgataataACTCAATTTCAATCTCATACAGAAGCTGCTCTTTTACTCCTCCCACCTTGTTATTGATGTCACAATTACATATTTTTGTTGTGTATCCATTAgcgtattttatagttttttgtctttgtcttttaacttctaAGCTAGAATTAAACGTGATTTACCCACCATCATTACAGTGTTACAGTATCCTGTGTTTGTTCTATGTATacatttaccagtgagctttatgctttcatatgtttttgtgttactgtctagCGTCCTTTGTCTCCTTTGGGTTTCTTCAATTTGGATGTCCATTTCTTTCCCcaaattggggaagtttttgaccattattccttcaaataaactttctgcccctttctctcttttttctccttctgggattcccatAATATTTATATTGGTCAGCTTGATGATGTCCTGTAAGTCCCTGAAGCgtacttcactctttttcattcttttcctttttcttcctctgattGGGTAGTTTCAAATAAACtgtctttgagttcactgattcttctgcTTGAACAAGTATGCTATTTAACCCCTGTAGTGAATTTTTCAATTTGGTCATTtccaaaatttgtttttgttttttattaaatatttctcttcattgatattctcattttgttcttgCATTGTTTTCCTCAGCTCATTGAACATCTTGATGACAGTTATTTTGAGTTATTTGTCAGGTAATTCGTATACCTCTGTttccagggttggtttctggaagtttgttttatttctttgattaggCCTTGTTTTGCCATTTCTTCATGCACCTTGCAACTTTGTGCTTAGATCCATGCATTTGAAAAAACaaccacctctcccagtctttttGGACTGACTTTGTACAAGGAAAGACCTTTGCCAGTCGGTCCAGCTAGAGAATCTAGGGGCCTGTCAAGCCTTTTGTGTAGAAATGTCTTCTCTAGACTTGTGCATGTAGATTCCCAACTAGAGGGATTTGCTGGCTTCTTTTTTCAGGCGCTCATAATCTCTTGCTCCCTCTGGTGTCCCTTTGTGGTACTACAGGTTCTCTGGAGCTGCCGCAAGCCTCCCAGCTCTCCTTCTCAGCAGCCCCCAGGCTTCAGAGTATCCCAGGTCCCATGAGCGCTGCAGGTTGGCCAAGACGGAAACCAGTCTCTTGTGCAGCTCCTTGAAAAGCAGGAGTTTCGGATGCatgctcctcctttctttccattGGCCTCTGTCTGCTGTACCATAGGTcctcagaagcagcagcaagCCGCCCGGCTCTCTTTGGTTTTCAGAGGCCCCCAAATATCTAGAGTATGCTGGGCCCTGTCAGTGCTCTGAGACAGGCAAGACAGAAGCCATTCTCTCAGGCAGCTCCCCAAAAAGCTGGAACGTAGGACACACATTCTAACTCTTCCTCCCCAGGTAGAAGTCAGGAATTGGGGGTTTTCTTCTGCTTGTTTTGTGCTAAGCCACAGGTAGGGACGATGGCGAGTGAGTGTATGCTAGTGCAAACCCTCACCTATTTCTCAGCAGCCCCCAACCTGGCACCTTTTCCGTCACACTTAGATTCAGACAAGACAGAAACTAGTCAATCAGGCATCCCCCTGAAAGgctgcatattgggtgtatgtttcagtcttttctttccctcccagGGAGAAGCCAGGAGCTGAGAATTTTCTCCAGTTGCACTGGGCTAAGCCAAGGGGAGGGACTATGTTGAATGAGTACCATAAATTTTTCTTCCAGCTGTAGTGCAGCTGGTTTTGTGCTCACCTGAGGTTCAGGAGCCTCTTAGCTGGTTTCTGGATTTCTCATAAAGGGAATTGGTTGGTGTATTGTTGGGTAGTTTGTGTCTCCGTGGGAGGAGGAGAGTGTGGGACTTCCTGTTCCACCATCTTGCTGACGTCACCACCTTCTCATTGCGTCTTGATAGTTTTTGCCCTTCTCTAGATTGGGAGACTTTGGGGAATTAGGGACCATACCATCACCGTATGCTCAGATTTTAACCCAGGCAGGTGATTAGAATGCAAACCATATTGTAAGAATTTTAAGGGAAtgcaaaggaaggagaaaatatttctgcTGGAGAGGTTCTGGAAAGACACTGGTTAAGAACATGTTTGCAGTCAGGGGTGGGTTCCAGTCTTCACAGCAGTTACTATTTGGGTGATCTTggtaagtcatttaacctctccgagcctcagcttcctaagctgtaaagtggggacagtgtcagcataacttcttttttttttttttttttttattgaggtatagttgatttacagtattttataagtttcaggtgtacaacgtagtagttcacaatttttaaagataaaactccatttatagttattataaaatcagCATAACTTCTTAAGGGCTGAAGGAGATCAAATGCATTTTGCATGTAGTAAGTGTTGAGTGAATGACAAGGATGGTCGTCCTTGTTAAAAAGTtgtttgtggggacttccctggcggtccggtggttaagactccgcatttccactgcagggggcgcaggttctatccctggtcggggaactaagatcccgtatgctgaggccaaaaaaaaaaaaaaagtgtgatatTTGTGGCTTATTTGTTTCAGATGCTTCCTCTGTCAAGGCGCCACCTAGTGTCTCCTTCACTCAGAGTGACATCATTCAGACGCTGCTACAGAGGTGACAGCCCGACAGATTCCCAGAAGGACATGATTGAAATCCCTTTGCCTCCGTGGCGGGAGCGAACTGATGAATCCATAGAAACCAAAAGAGCCCGGCTGCTCTATGAGAGCAGAAAGAGGGGAATGCTGGAAAACTGCATCCTACTTAGGTAGGGGGATAGGAGTCTGGATGTCACTTCTCTTTGACTGGAGACTGGCttttcaacttctttttctttcttgtttctagCCTCTTTGCTAAGGCACATCTGCACCACATGACAGAGAAACAACTGAACCTCTACGATCGCCTGATTAATGAACCCAGTAATGACTGGGATATCTACTACTGGGCTACAGGTACTGGGCATGATAAGCAACATAAGGTGAAAAATAGGATGACTTGGGCTGATTTGAGTCTGGAATGGTATCctgggcaatttttttttcttttatcatgtaGTAGACTCTCAACCCAAACACTCTTCAAATTTTTCCAAAGCGTGCAAGATTTGTTTTATGAGGTAAGGTTCTTTGTTTGCAAGCAAAAGAAACCTATTCTGTCTAACTTAAGCAAAAAAGGGAATTTAGTGGAATTGTACGGGAAGCTCCCAGTATCAAAGGGAAGGTTGAAGAAAACCAGGCCAGGAATGGAGTGGAACGAGACAGCTCAGGCTGCATAGCACGAGGTCTCCAGGAGTCTCACTCTGGCACCACCTTTGTGAGGAATGAATTCTCACTGTGTATAGTTAGGATTAGCTTTGGCTTTgagtaaaaaaaacccaaacaataatGGCttaaagaagacagaacaatgtttctctttctcataaCAGAAGTTCAGAGGTAGATCCTCCAGAGTGCACAGAGGGGTTTCAGAGTCACGAAGGCCAGATTCCTCTTGACTTGCTGTTCCTTCACCCTCCACCTGTGTAGGGCTACCTCATGACCCAAGATGGCTGCTGAGGCTCTATCTGTCATGTCCATATTTCAGCCAGGGAAAAAGAGTAGGAGAGTACACCCCATTTTTTATGGATCCTTCTCAAGAAATTATACACCATAATTCCACTTATTTTCCACCTGTCACTCTTTAGTCACATGGCTACACCTCAccataaggaagaaataatgtaGCCTATTCCATGTGCCCAGCTAAATTGGGGATCCTATTATCAAGGAAAAATGGGAGAATAGATATTAGGAGGCTTCTCATCCATTTCTGTCACTCTGCATCTCCTGTTTTTGTGTTTCCACTCAATATTTGAACCTTAAAATAGAAGCTATTCTATAGGTTCCAAGTGTGAAGTGTGACGATAATACAGGGTCTAGAGGCTTATATAACCGTTAGAAAGCCCACAGagtgtaaaatatttactatctggccctttatagaaaatatttgccCCTGACTTAGCATAGGGCATTTgacattcatccatgttgttgtatcagtagttcattctttttctttttttttttttggctgcattgggtcttcgttgctgcgctcagggtttctctagttgtggcgagcgggggctactctttgttgcggtgcatgggcttctcattgcagtggcttcttctgtcacggagcatgggctccaggcatgcagactttagtagttgtggctcgcgggctcagtaattgcggcatgcaggctgtggagcgcaggctcagtagttgtggcgcacgggcttagttgctccgcggcatgtgggatcttcccggaccagggattgaacttgtgttccctgcattggcaggtggattcttaaccactgcaccgccagggaagtcccagtagttCCTTCTTTTGTATTGAGTGGAATTGCAGcgtgtggatgtaccacagtttgtttttctGCTGACCAGTTGAAAGACATTAGGATATGTCCAGTTTTAGGCAACTATGAATAAAGCCTAAACTGTAAATctttgcatacaggtttttgtgaaTGTAGGTTTTAGTTTTTCTTGGTAAATGCCCAGGAAAAgggtttctgggtcatatggtaaatgtatgtttaacatTATAGCAAACTTTATTGATGGacattaaaatttgaattttgtctaattttcatgtgtcatgaaatattcttttgaCTCTTTTCCCTCAACcagttaaaaatcatttttagctCACAGACCATACAGAAATGGGCAGTATGCCATCGTTTGTCAACTCCTATGCCAAGTAAAAGAGGCCAGACTCAAAAGACTCTACACTGTATGATTTCCATTTATATGGTATTTTGGAGAAGGCAAAACTACATAGCAGAAAACAGACCAGTGATTGCCCAGGACGGagtgagaggggaggaggagatgttccacatctttaccaacacttggtattatcagggtttgatttgtttttgtttttagccattctaagaggtATGTAGTGATGTGTCACTGTAGTTTTAGTTGGCACAACCCTAATGACTAAGGATATTGAgggtcttctcttttcttttcttttaatatttatttatttattcggctgCACTgcgtcttagttgctgcatgcaggatcttcgatGCGGCACATggaatcttttagttgcggcacgcggaatcttttagttgcggcgtgtgggatctagttccctgaccagggatcgaacctgggccccctgcactgggagcgtggagtcttacccactggaccagcaAGGAAGTCCTGAGGGTCTTTTCAAGTCATTTGCCATTCATACCTCTTTGGTGTTGTGTCCCTAAATCTtcctcctgcctttttttttaattgggttttttgttttctgtttcactaCCAGCATTTGATGCTATAAATTTCCAAGCACTGCTTTAGCCTTATGATACAAATTTGGatgtgttgtgttttcattttcattcaattcaaaatagtttctaatttcccttgtgacttCCTCTGTGACCTGtgagttatttagaagtatgtttaattttcagatatttctagattttccaggtatttttctgttattgattccatTGTTGCCACAGAatgctatatatatgtatgtatgctatataatttcagttcttttaaatttctttaaatttgttttatggcctgaaatgtgtatgtctttttttttttttaatatatttatttatctttggctgtgttgggtcctcgttgctgtgcacaggctttctctagttgtggccagtggggacgttgctgtgcacgggcttctcatcgcagtggcttctcttgttgcggagcacatggtctaggcgcgtgggcgccagtagttgtggcttgcgagctctagagcgcaggctcagtagttgtgacgcatgggcttagttgcgccgcggcatgtgggatcttcccggaccaggtctcgaacccgtgtcccctgcattggcaggcagattctcagccactgcgccacctgggaagcctgaAATGTGTATATCTtaataaatgttccatgtgcatttattTGAACACAACATGTTGTTCTGCACTTGTTGATGAAGTTTTCTGTAAATATCAACAAGGTCAAGTTGGCTGATACCGTTCTTCATGTCTTGTACATTCTGGTTGATTTTGTCTGTACTCTCTATCAATTAATAAGGAGTGTTGAAATCCctaactataattgtggatttgtctattactCCTTTCAGTTCTCAcggtttttgcttcatatattttatagCTCTGTTATTATGTGAAGACATATTTAGGATTGTTAGATTTTCTTGATGAATTGagtcctttatcattatataatgtctatCTTTATTGCTGATAGTTCCAAAGTGTCTGATAGTagtcactccagctttcttttgattagtgtttgcatggtatatatttttccatttatattagttttctattgttacCACAAACTTTAGTGACTTTAAGCAACAACCGTTTATTAGCGCACAGTCCTGTAGGTCAGAAGCTGTGCCCAGATCTCACAGCCTGAAATCAACATCATCTCTTCTACATTCCTGCCCGGAAGCTCATTCAGGTTTCAGGGAGCATTCATTCCCTGAGGCGTAGGACTGAGATACTGGTTGTCTTGCTGTTAATGTctttcagcttctagaagctgctcTCGGGTTCTTGCCACATGGCCCCTCCGTCTCAGCATTGGAGATCCTCCCTCATGTGGAATCCCTCTCATGCttcaaatctctctgacttccccTTCTGCCACCAGCTGGAGAAAATT is a window of Eschrichtius robustus isolate mEscRob2 chromosome 11, mEscRob2.pri, whole genome shotgun sequence DNA encoding:
- the SDHAF2 gene encoding succinate dehydrogenase assembly factor 2, mitochondrial isoform X2; this translates as MLPLSRRHLVSPSLRVTSFRRCYRGDSPTDSQKDMIEIPLPPWRERTDESIETKRARLLYESRKRGMLENCILLSLFAKAHLHHMTEKQLNLYDRLINEPSNDWDIYYWATEAKPAPEIFENEVMALLRDFTKNKNREQRLRAPDLEYLFEKPH
- the SDHAF2 gene encoding succinate dehydrogenase assembly factor 2, mitochondrial isoform X1, encoding MAVAAVFPALARMLPLSRRHLVSPSLRVTSFRRCYRGDSPTDSQKDMIEIPLPPWRERTDESIETKRARLLYESRKRGMLENCILLSLFAKAHLHHMTEKQLNLYDRLINEPSNDWDIYYWATEAKPAPEIFENEVMALLRDFTKNKNREQRLRAPDLEYLFEKPH